One Homo sapiens chromosome 3, GRCh38.p14 Primary Assembly genomic window carries:
- the LOC112267908 gene encoding translation initiation factor IF-2-like: MLKLYNGLSEGEAVRLLAGTDPLDPTDLNGAHFNPEVYLDKLPRECPLAQLMDSETDMVQQIRALDSDMQTLVYENYDKPPSAKCRRPGPGVSAVSAGGQQRAPESQERPAEESAPALMPSSAPRGPTEPAFRRPSSADRPLAPGPSSSPGAGRAPRAMASPSGSSEATGKPRGRDGGPRREEDDVPPEEKRLRLLLERGSAQPEDCEDGEDAPRPGRKKTGTQTGGDGRGGFRWD, encoded by the exons ATGTTAAAGCTTTACAACGGCCTCTCGGAAGGGGAGGCGGTGAGACTCCTCGCGGGGACCGACCCCCTGGACCCCACTGATCTGAACGGGGCACACTTCAACCCGGAAGTTTACCTAGACAAGCTGCCTAGAGAGTGCCCTCTGGCCCAGCTGATGGACAGTGAGACGGACATGGTGCAGCAGATCCGGGCTCTAGACAGCGACATGCAAACCCTGGTCTATGAGAACTACGATAA ACCTCCCAGTGCCAAGTGT CGCAGGCCAGGGCCCGGCGTGTCCGCGGTGAGCGCGGGCGGCCAGCAGAGGGCGCCAGAGAGCCAGGAGCGGCCCGCGGAGGAGTCCGCGCCCGCCCTGATGCCCAGCTCCGCGCCGCGCGGACCCACCGAGCCCGCGTTCAGACGCCCCAGCTCCGCCGACAGGCCGCTCGCGCCGGgtccttcctcttccccaggTGCAGGCAGAGCCCCCAGAGCCATGGCCAGCCCTTCCGGCAGCTCCGAAGCCACTGGCAAGCCCCGAGGCAGGGATGGCgggcccaggagggaggaggacGACGTCCCTCCCGAAGAGAAGAGGCTGCGGCTGTTGCTGGAGAGGGGAAGCGCGCAGCCCGAGGACTGCGAGGACGGGGAGGACGCGCCGCGGCCAGGCAGGAAGAAGACCGGCACCCAGACAGGTGGCGACGGCAGAGGA